The following proteins are encoded in a genomic region of Prosthecobacter sp. SYSU 5D2:
- a CDS encoding sigma-70 family RNA polymerase sigma factor produces the protein MSVQPHQDEASLLVRRALDQYESNLIAYTAGILNGDYERARDVVQDSLLKLYLTDPEKVRDNLKAWLFTVCRNRALDILRKDHRLDIGNEDALTGAVSYDPDPSENADSHELHARIWELVDKLRPNQREVIRLKFMHDCSYQQIADVTGLTVGNVGFIMHVAIKKLREHLNRELATRSN, from the coding sequence ATGTCCGTCCAGCCTCATCAAGATGAAGCCTCCCTCCTTGTCAGGCGGGCGCTGGACCAGTACGAGAGCAACCTCATCGCCTACACGGCCGGCATCCTCAATGGCGACTACGAGCGCGCACGCGATGTCGTCCAGGATTCCCTGCTCAAGCTCTACCTCACCGACCCGGAAAAAGTCCGTGACAACCTCAAGGCCTGGCTTTTTACCGTCTGCCGCAACCGTGCCCTGGACATCCTCCGCAAGGATCACCGGCTGGATATTGGCAACGAAGATGCTCTTACCGGAGCCGTCTCCTACGATCCGGACCCCTCTGAAAATGCCGACTCTCATGAGCTTCACGCCCGCATTTGGGAGCTTGTGGACAAGCTCCGCCCGAACCAGCGTGAAGTCATCCGCCTCAAATTCATGCATGACTGCTCCTACCAGCAGATTGCCGATGTCACCGGACTCACCGTCGGTAACGTCGGCTTCATCATGCATGTGGCCATCAAGAAACTCCGCGAACACCTGAACCGCGAGCTGGCCACCCGATCCAACTGA